The DNA region GCGGACCTCCGCGCCGCCGGCTTCCCGGCCTGCCCGGGCGGCTACATGGCGACGCGCTGGAACGGGCCGATGGAGGAGTGGCGCGAGCGCTTCCGCACCTGGCTGGCCGAGCCGCGGCCGCAGGCGCTCCTCGATGCGGCCGTCTTCCTCGACTTCCGGCGCGCGGCCGGCGCGCTCGACCTGGCGCCGCTGCAGGAGGTGGTCGCGGGCGCGGCGGAGCTGCCGCTGTTCCTGCGGGGCATGGCGGAGCAGGCGATCCGGTTCCACCCGCCGCCCGCGCTGCTGCTGCGCCTGCGCGGCGCGTCCTCCACCGTGGACCTCAAGAAGCACGGCCTGGCGCCGGTGGCGTTCCTGGCGCGCTGCTACGCGCTGGAGAGCCGGGTGGCGGAGCGCGGGACGCTCGAGCGGCTCGCCGCGGCCGAGCGCGCCGGCCGGATGGATCCGGAGCTGCGCGAGATCGTCGCCGAGGCCTACCGGTTCCTCGTCGGCCTGCGGCTCCGCCTGCAGCTTCGCCACGTCGCCGAGGGCCGGCCGCCCGGCGACGAGGTCTCGCTGTCGGCGCTCTCGCCGGTGGAGCGCACCCGGCTGAAGGAGGCGTTCCGCGCCATCCGCGGCTGGCAGGACGCGGTGGCGTTCCGGTACCGCCTGTGAGCGATCCCGTCCCTCGCCGCGGCGCCCGCGCCGAGGCCGGGCTGCGCGCGGGCGCGAGGCCCGCGCTCACATCGCGCTGCGGGAGCGCCGGGCGCCGTCGGCCCCGGCCAGCTCCTGGAGCGCCTCGCGGGCGGCCGGGTCCGCCTCGAGCACCTGCCGCGGGAGCCGGCGCAGCGCGAGCCGCGCGAGCTCCGGCATGCCGGCGACCTCGACCGGCAGCCACACGTGCGCGCCCTGGTCGGTGGTCAGGTGGAACCAGCGCTGCGCGCCGTTGAAGGAGAGCCTGGCCACGCTGCCCCACCCCACCAGCCGGCGGCGGAACACGCCGACGCGCTCGAGGCCGGTGTCGTGCACGACCACGCGCGCGCGGGCGGCCGAGGCGAGCTGGAACGCGGCGACCGCGAGCAGGAGCAGGACCACCACCGCCCCGCCCGCCATGCCCACCAGCCCGACCCGGCGCGGCTCCGCGCCCCACGACCGGACCATGAGCGCGGCGACCAGCGCGGCGGGGACGAGCGCGGTGACGCACGAGAGGATCGCGTTCCGCGGCGGGGTCCGGAGCACGAGCGGCTGGCCCGGCTTCCAGGGCACGTGGGCCGGCGCGACGGGGCGGCGGCGCCCCCGGCCCCGTGCTGCCTGCGCCGCGAACATCAGGACCGCGAGCACCGCGAAGGCGATCAGGCTCTCGCGCATGCGGCCAGTGTGCACCACGGCCGGCGCCGCGGTGAAGGCCGCCCCTGGGTGCGTTCACCCTTCGAGGTGGGTCGCCCGATGACGACCGCTCCGGTCCGCCGCCGCGGCGCCGGGCAGGGGGCCGCCCCTCCCGCCCCCGGGCGGCGGCGCCGCCTCAGATCATGTGCGCGCCACCGCTCACCGGCAGGTAGGTGCCGCTGACGTGGCGGGCCCCCTCGCCGCACAGGAACAGGACCGCGCCCGCCACGTCCTCCGGCGCGCCCAGCCGGCGCAGCGGCGTGTGGGCGGCGATGGCGTCGTGCATGGCCTTCGGCTGGGAGGCGGTCGCGTCCGTGAGCGTCAGGCCCGGGGCCACCACGTTGACGCGGATGCCGTGCGGGCCGAGCTCCAGCGCCAGCGAGCGCGAGAACGCGTCGAGCGCCGCCTTGGCGCTGGAGTGGGCGACGAACCCGGGCCCGGGCTGGCGCGAGAGGCCGCTGCTCACGTTGACGATGCAGCCACCGCCCCGCCGGATCATCCCCGGCACCACCGCCTGGCAGGTGAGGAAGCTCGCCTTCAGCTCGCTGCAGAGCTTCCGCTCGAAGTCCTCCCACCGGTACTCGGCGAACGGCGCGATGGGGAAGCTCATGTTCGCGTTGTTGACGAGGACGTCCACCGGGCCGAGCTCCGCCTCGACCGCGCGGACCATGCCCTCCACCTCCGAGGGCACCGTCACGTCGGCGCGCGCGAGCATCGCCCGGCCGCCGCGCGCCGCGATGTCCGCGACCACCTGCTGCCCGTGCTCCTTGCTGCGCGCGTAGTTCACCGCCACCTTGGCGCCGCTCGCCGCCAGCGCCTTCGCGATGGCCGCGCCGATGCCGCGGCTCCCCCCCGTCACGATCGCCACCTTGTTCTCGAGCATCCACCTCGCGTATCAGCCCGGCCCGGCGCCCGCGCTGATCGCCGTCACGTCCCGCGGCGGCGCACCGTCGCAGCCGCCGCCCGGCTCGGCGCCGGGCGGCGGCCCCCGCCGTCAGTCGGTGGTGTACGCGCCCGAGCCCACCAGCACGTCCCCCACGCGCTCGGTGTAGGCCTTCTTCGGCTCGACCTTGCCGGTGGCGGGGTTCCTGAACCTGAACCGGGTCCAGCCCGCGCCCTTGGTCTTCGCGAGCTCCACGTACTCCTTCGTGTAGAGCGTGCCGTCCTCGTCGGCGACGTTCAGGTAGTTCTTGCCCACGCGCGACGGGTCCGCGCCGTGCGCCACGCACGTGCCCTCGAGGTCGTACACGAACAGGTAGAGGTCCTTGTAGATGAACGGGCCGTTCCGGTTCTGGAACTCCTTGAACGCCCGGTCCTTGCCATGCTTCTTCAGGTAGGCGACCGCGGTCTTCACCAGCTCCTGGGCGTCCTCGGGCGTGGCGCGGACGTCCGCGGCCCAGGCATCGCCGGTCAAGATCATCGCGACCGCGAGCGCGGCCAGCAGCTTCTTCATGGAGGGACCTCTTCGCAGGACGTGGGTGGAATCCCCGCGCGCCGACGTCCTCCGGCGCGACGGGCAGCTCGACTTCGCGCGCTCAGGCCTCGGCCCGACGCGCGGCCGCGACGACCTCACGCTCCGCCCGCCGCTCGAGGGCGCGCGGCGGCGCGGCGGACGCCGCCCCGGCCCGGGCGATGCGGAACGCGCCCACCAGCGCGGCGAGCTCCCCGGCCTGGCTGGAGAGCTCGCTGGCCGCGGAGGACGACTCCTCGGCGCTGGCCGCGTTCTGCTGCGTCACCTTGTCCATCTCGCCGACCGCGGCGTGGACCTGCGTGACGCCGGCGGTCTGCGCCCGGGCGCTCTCCGCGATCTGCCGGACAAGGTCGGACACCTGGGTGATCGAGCCGACGATGTCGGCCAGGCGCGCGGCCGCC from Anaeromyxobacter dehalogenans 2CP-C includes:
- a CDS encoding PH domain-containing protein encodes the protein MRESLIAFAVLAVLMFAAQAARGRGRRRPVAPAHVPWKPGQPLVLRTPPRNAILSCVTALVPAALVAALMVRSWGAEPRRVGLVGMAGGAVVVLLLLAVAAFQLASAARARVVVHDTGLERVGVFRRRLVGWGSVARLSFNGAQRWFHLTTDQGAHVWLPVEVAGMPELARLALRRLPRQVLEADPAAREALQELAGADGARRSRSAM
- a CDS encoding SDR family NAD(P)-dependent oxidoreductase; this translates as MLENKVAIVTGGSRGIGAAIAKALAASGAKVAVNYARSKEHGQQVVADIAARGGRAMLARADVTVPSEVEGMVRAVEAELGPVDVLVNNANMSFPIAPFAEYRWEDFERKLCSELKASFLTCQAVVPGMIRRGGGCIVNVSSGLSRQPGPGFVAHSSAKAALDAFSRSLALELGPHGIRVNVVAPGLTLTDATASQPKAMHDAIAAHTPLRRLGAPEDVAGAVLFLCGEGARHVSGTYLPVSGGAHMI
- a CDS encoding cache domain-containing protein translates to MKKLLAALAVAMILTGDAWAADVRATPEDAQELVKTAVAYLKKHGKDRAFKEFQNRNGPFIYKDLYLFVYDLEGTCVAHGADPSRVGKNYLNVADEDGTLYTKEYVELAKTKGAGWTRFRFRNPATGKVEPKKAYTERVGDVLVGSGAYTTD